A genomic stretch from Microplitis mediator isolate UGA2020A chromosome 10, iyMicMedi2.1, whole genome shotgun sequence includes:
- the LOC130676443 gene encoding supervillin isoform X3 — protein sequence MVAAGAADLMAANEGSSSDSLARRPRTSTTNSIIGKKTASIRETKASRLRAASIVSPIDGSSLPRKTGFSDGVPAWSSQSAATLYNKQKSPMSSSGSLSQTSPRDRDKYHQRRYSTKMTEPEERFTDSQNSDKNIRRSKRLALRAAGTKPSSASSDLNQCPLGVGHYHHHDSKDTRRVSNHQSTSDSVAVRASSSSSTSTTFASSSGTKRSTANRLGSHDSSEVLKQRVDALTARTRATMERVERLASSTSSSSSPSSSHAITPIESRTVNLRPGEYQISGIPQMVTSKSRTNAKQSKTVCVVTSSAAASPSLLTTSNLSSSILKTINDEVQVISSSALSSSRHQSALISILKHKSFDIETATTVESRPLVTVALERDKVINKKHGILKKRSSLDENEILRRRSNSPDVYAELCSLEYRPIFTNERRSSLDELVKRPRSPESHLTSILKRKTSGEDDREDIYSTEPQSILKRPSSGGVKSNSTGYHVSIAAAVAKTLGDTEFLNGGACTQVRPILKKKMSREESSSSDPPSLEPRPILKKKSSTESDEHEDKPKTILKSSKKNSEDSSNESEAVSPKKLSVLKNRALQRRTNSLPECDAVRSILKNSSSGRSRSIDATRDLCLRKRARSVGYEHSSHGDWSEMYDNTDKDIIDVDCRPTSISSSLRCNNFTSSIAPIVSFKLPSREDEVIYCDSNAEDSATNDDETNSTNINSNNKLNDNIVKLRRARHISRRYRNRKELTNTIDVLQTLPSTVVIDSSPSVKLLELRKVKADENPAVEKMHVIGINKDTEKLDSTLENRRQICTASGRNVSQMALRFKAVEEERVKITSVKESKLPRRNSHQQRQRNDALGQPHSRDLYDRFVTQPVTYREVHEAVLQNQGVDKISAGMKSLDAAPARRQDFKTDDVDPSKLSLAERVKFFNRRIATETISKSDVTLDRAQRRLNSRFRTQPVTLEEVEVASRSIPSKTDNFKKLPDESLGTVATPETISLTNTDQPKGILKSSSLHALGIRQKQQDFIPVSESSSSSSSHVDVDVDVDIACCVNNNKISYSREQEPRIVKQCEESESYNEYCTDVNDGVILRNKNFSRVCESTRVVVMNSNSIKRDNTVPSSEFIDSNNSCNSISSTTSSSSNTIIDSDNLKKNLKQRILNNSKFRRKSESESISNEDNTLASKKNLRPVSVVNSVDLPSMSIAERLAALQRSGTTDWKRRVTTETVPLIIADKPVDNDSKKSSDLCQKEKEDLAIKQRRLADRLEKLESAAEGWRKRVVVTDALTFSVAGKMRVELPESLNSHPKLFDSMGNSCVSDGKKKIPRPEHRKGSAKDTAAAMSDDSGEESKMNGRPSTVQYVARPDDETFTSFFDSLSVDKCREESIDFDESDFDVITPYSELLGTRRTTKFKRRHVSSRNPIKILAARTDIKDEYTEINTGVAERVMKMTNIEKLAQNSTLAVEALAGLASTENFNAITLKNVSDEVAFGSNSKLRSYKDLMLILVKGRRHVQVRLVEPVAASVNSGDNYILVTRSELYHYSGKFSNVIEKSRAADIASRIQRHKDLGCHAARVVTINEGKTTGTVTDTENFWKLLGEGDINADVVEAGHPDEDELYESALIATNVVYEVVNDELIPLDKYWGAIPKIKILDPSKILVFDFGGEMYIWHGKIASMEKRRVATRLAQDLWNEGYDYSDCTVCPIDAAKIIGRRDVAPAAVKKDIKRPEWCLIAKLTQHTETILFREKFLDWPNAAGVIKVKKPEEKEQVDGKIIVEPPDVNLMLQSNDTPVDLILEGCHLGRGSGWFDQEFSRQYLVMTTNVTVWHIDEYSYSQLNDSSVGQFFTGDSYIVRWMYTITVTGRELSGLPSKHAVEGRDRCAYFIWQGSNASLNKQGTAALLTVELDKEEGPQIRVVEGNEPAAFLNLFKGGMVIHSGKKSDKRNHNKLRIYVSRGAEKSETCLIEVPCSPRQLKSRGSLVFLDSKSEKISVWYGRHSLSHIRENALHAAGKLKDNCPSEAGLGGCNPSICEIYEGEEPEEFLNGVMNRKLHMTLNRKSIPHHTPRLFHFSSLSREFTASEILCPHRSKEPTPFPFLQEELYQVNQPALFLLDNKDEVWLWQGWWPDTGEEDQTGSGAVRWQAERKAAMTVAIDYWKKMQTHSSIKKCCVYLVWAGLEPLEFINLFPTWTDRDDIAELNIKDGRAPGEILSVESELARLMQRTYPPAQLLQRPLPEGVDPTSLELYLSPQHFLELLGMSIEEFKELPSWKQIDIKKKIGLF from the exons ATGGTAGCAGCTGGAGCTGCTGATTTGATGGCTGCTAATGAGGGCAGCTCATCTGACAGTCTGGCCAGAAGACCAAGAACCAGTACTACAAACAGTAtta TAGGAAAAAAGACTGCCAGCATCCGCGAAACCAAGGCGTCGAGACTTCGTGCTGCATCAATAGTATCTCCAATtg atggcTCAAGTTTGCCAAGAAAAACAGGATTTTCCGACGGTGTGCCGGCCTGGAGTTCACAGTCGGCTGCTACTTTATACAataaacaa AAAAGTCCAATGTCTTCGAGTGGCAGCCTTTCTCAAACCTCGCCGAGAGACAGAGACAAATATCACCAGAGGCGATATTCCACAAAAATGACTGAGCCCGAGGAGAGATTTACTGATTCGCAAAATA GTGACAAAAATATCCGTCGTTCAAAACGATTGGCACTTAGAGCTGCCGGGACAAAACCGTCATCAGCTTCGAGCGATTTAAATCAGTGTCCGTTAGGCGTTggtcattatcatcatcacgACTCAAAAGACACGCGACGGGTCAGTAATCATCAAAGCACATCCGATTCAGTAGCAGTACGTGCGTCGTCCTCGTCATCTACATCAACGACATTCGCTTCCTCATCCGGCACGAAACGTTCCACTGCAAACCGACTCGG CAGTCACGACAGCAGTGAGGTTTTGAAGCAGCGGGTCGACGCGCTGACGGCACGCACAAGAGCTACCATGGAACGTGTAGAAAGGCTCGCTTCCTCgacttcatcatcatcatcaccatctTCCTCCCACGCGATTACACCCATTGAGAGTAGAACTGTCAATTTAAGACCTGGCGAGTATCAAATCTCTGGTATACCACAAATGGTCACGTCTAAATCGCGCACCAACGCCAAGCAATCCAAGACTGTGTGTGTTGTCACATCGAGTGCGGCTGCATCGCCGTCATTATTAACGACGTCCAATTTATCATCGTCTATTCTCAAGACAATCAACGATGAGGTCCAAGTCATATCATCATCGGCACTATCATCAAGTCGGCATCAATCAGCGCTTATTTCTATACTTAAACACAAGTCATTTGATATTGAGACGGCGACTACGGTTGAGTCTCGTCCACTTGTTACAGTAGCACTAGAACGTGATAaagttatcaataaaaaacacggaatattaaaaaaacgaaGTAGTTTAGATGAAAACGAGATATTACGGCGACGAAGTAATTCTCCAGATGTATATGCGGAATTATGTAGTTTAGAATACCGACCAATATTTACAAACGAACGTCGTTCGTCTTTAGACGAGCTCGTAAAACGTCCACGCAGTCCGGAGTCTCATCTGACGTCTATTTTAAAACGTAAAACTTCCGGAGAAGATGATCGTGAAGATATTTATTCGACTGAGCCACAGAGTATCTTAAAGCGACCATCGTCTGGTGGTGTAAAGTCTAATTCAACTGGTTATCATGTCAGtattgctgctgctgttgccAAGACCCTCGGGGATACGGAGTTTCTCAATGGCGGTGCTTGTACTCAAGTCCGTCcgattcttaaaaaaaaaatgagccgCGAGGAATCATCATCCAGTGATCCGCCGTCTCTTGAACCTCGgccgattttgaaaaaaaaatccagcaCTGAGTCCGACGAGCATGAAGACAAACCCAAGACAATATtaaaatcatcaaaaaaaaactccgagGATTCTAGCAACGAGTCCGAGGCTGTTTCGCCAAAAAAACTTTCAGTGTTGAAAAACCGCGCACTGCAACGTCGTACCAATAGCCTGCCAGAGTGCGACGCAGTCCGTTCGATACTTAAGAATTCATCTTCCGGTCGATCTCGATCCATCGACGCAACGAGGGATCTGTGTCTGAGGAAACGCGCCCGGTCCGTTGGCTACGAGCACTCGTCCCACGGCGACTGGAGTGAAATGTACGATAATACTGATAAAGATATTATTGACGTTGACTGTAGACCCACTTCAATAAGTTCATCATTACGTTGTAACAATTTCACTTCATCCATTGCGCCTATAGTCTCATTCAAGTTACCCAGTAG AGAAGACGAAGTAATTTATTGTGATTCAAATGCTGAAGACAGTGCAACCAACGATGACGAAACAAATTCAACAAACATCAACAGCAATAATAAACTAAACGATAATATTGTTAAGTTACGTCGTGCACGTCATATATCACGTCGCTATAGAAATCGTAAAGAATTAACTAATACCATTGATGTCCTTCAAACACTGCCTAGTACTGTCGTAATAGACAGCAGCCCGAGTGTTAAATTATTGGAGCTGAGGAAGGTGAAGGCAGACGAGAACCCGGCGGTCGAAAAAATGCATGTCATCGGAATAAATAAGGATACAGAAAAATTAGATTCGACATTGGAAAATAGAAGACAGATTTGTACTGCCAGTGGTAGGAATGTATCACAAATGGCGTTACGTTTCAAGGCTGTGGAAGAAGAACGGGTTAAAATTACGAGTGTGAAGGAGAGCAAGTTGCCGCGGCGTAACAGCCACCAACAGCGACAGCGCAATGATGCATTAGGGCAGCCTCACTCTCGAGATCTTTATGACAGGTTTGTTACCCAGCCAGTTACTTATCGGGAGGTGCACGAAGCAGTGCTCCAGAATCAGGGAGTTGATAAAATTTCTGCTGGCATGAAATCGCTTGATGCTGCTCCTGCCCGGAGGCAGGATTTCAAAACTGATGACGTCGATCCGTCAAAACTGAGCCTGGCTGAgcgagttaaattttttaatcgtcGCATTGCCACTGAGACCATCAGCAAATCTGACGTTACACTCGATCGGGCGCAAAGGAGACTGAACAGCCGGTTTAGGACTCAGCCAGTTACTCTAGAAGAGGTCGAGGTCGCGTCAAGAAGCATTCCATCAAaaactgataattttaaaaaacttcctGATGAATCTctcg gaACTGTCGCGACACCAGAAACTATTTCGCTGACAAATACCGATCAGCCCAAAGGTATTTTGAAATCTTCAAGTTTACACGCACTAGGAATTCGTCAAAAGCaacaagattttattccaGTATCTGAATCCTCTTCAAGCTCATCATCACATGTAGATGTAGATGTAGATGTAGATATTGCTTGTTgcgtaaataataataaaatatcgtaCTCGAGAGAACAAGAACCACGGATTGTTAAGCAATGTGAAGAGAGTGAGTCATATAATGAATACTGCACAGACGTAAACGATGGAGTTATTTtacggaataaaaattttagtcgtGTTTGTGAATCAACTCGAGTAGTTGTGATGAACAGCAACAGTATCAAGAGAGACAATACAGTGCCTTCATCAGAGTTTATTGATAGTAATAATAGTTGCAATAGTATAAGTAGCACTACCAGTAGCAGCAGTAATACAATAATCGAcagtgataatttaaaaaaaaatcttaaacagcgaattttaaataacagcAAATTTCGACGTAAGTCTGAAAGTGAGAGTATTTCAAATGAAGACAATACTTtagcaagtaaaaaaaatctcagacCAGTATCGGTTGTAAATTCTGTTGATCTTCCGAGCATGAGTATCGCCGAGCGTCTGGCTGCACTTCAGCGCAGCGGGACAACTGATTGGAAGCGCCGAGTGACAACTGAAACTGTGCCTCTAATTATTGCCGACAAGCCCGTGGATAAT GATTCCAAGAAGAGCAGCGATCTTTGTCAAAAAGAGAAAGAGGATCTGGCGATAAAGCAACGGAGATTAGCTGATCGGCTGGAAAAATTAGAATCAGCGGCTGAAGGCTGGCGCAAACGGGTCGTTGTAACAGACGCGCTTACTTTTTCAGTCGCCGGTAAAATGAGAGTTGAATTACCTGAGTCACTTAACTCACATCCTAAGCTCTTTGATTCGATGGGCAACTCTTGTGTTTCTGatggcaagaaaaaaattcctcgGCCTGAGCACAGGAAAG GAAGTGCCAAAGACACAGCGGCAGCAATGAGCGACGACAGCG GCGAGGAGTCAAAGATGAATGGCAGACCGAGCACAGTCCAATACGTTGCTCGTCCTGATGACGAGACTTTCACTTCGTTTTTCGACAGCCTCTCTGTAGACAAGTGTCGGGAAGAAAGTATTGACTTTGATGAAAGTGACTTTGATGTCATTACTCCATACTCTGAGTT ACTCGGTACAAGAAgaacaacaaaatttaaacGGCGACATGTTTCTTCAAGAAatccaattaaaatattggCTGCGCGGActgatatcaaggatgaataTACCGAAATAAATACTGGTGTCGCTGAAAGAGTTATGAAGATGACAAACATTGAAAAAC TTGCTCAAAATTCAACTTTGGCTGTGGAAGCACTAGCCGGTCTAGCTTCGACGGAGAATTTCAATGCGATAACTCTGAAGAATGTCAGTGATGAGGTTGCGTTTGGTAGTAATAGTAAACTACGTTCTTACAAAGACTTGATGCTGATACTAGTGAAAGGTCGCCGACACGTTCAAGTCCGTCTAGTCGAACCTGTGGCTGCGAGCGTTAACTCGGGTGACAATTATATTCTGGTAACAAGATCAGAGCTGTATCATTACTCAGGAAAATTCAGCAACGTCATTGAGAAGTCAAGAGCTGCTGATATCGCATCGAGGATACAGAGACACAAAGACCTGGGCTGTCATGCTGCTCGTGTGGTGACGATAAACGAGGGCAAGACGACGGGAACGGTGACGGATACGGAGAACTTTTGGAAACTTCTAGGTGAGGGGGATATTAATGCTGATGTCGTTGAAGCTGGACATCCTGACGAAGATGAGCTGTACGAGTCGGCATTAATTGCTACCAATGTTGTCTACGAAGTTGTCAATGACGAGCTGATACCTCTGGATAAATACTGGGGTGCGATACCAAAGATAAAAATACTTGATCCCAGTAAAATTTTAGTGTTTGATTTTGGTGGCGAGATGTACATATGGCATGGAAAAATAGCTTCCATGGAGAAGCGTAGAGTGGCAACGCGATTAGCACAAGATCTGTGGAATGAAGGGTACGACTATTCGGACTGTACTGTCTGTCCAATAGATGCTGCTAAAATAATTGGACGGCGCGATGTTGCGCCAGCTGCTGTAAAGAAAGATATAAAGCGTCCCGAGTGGTGTTTGATTGCTAAATTAACTCAGCACACTGAGACAATCCTCTTCCGTGAAAAATTTCTCGACTGGCCAAATGCCGCTGGAgttataaaagttaaaaagcCGGAAGAAAAAGAACAAGTTGAtggtaaaataattgtcgaacCACCTGATGTTAATTTAATGCTTCAGTCAAATGATACGCCTGTTGATTTGATACTCGAAGGCTGCCATCTGGGCCGCGGAAGCGGTTGGTTCGACCAAGAATTCAGTCGCCAGTACTTGGTAATGACCACGAATGTTACTGTGTGGCACATTGATGAGTACTCTTACAGTCAGTTGAATGATAGTTCCGTTGGACAATTTTTTACGGGTGATAGTTACATTGTTCGGTGGATGTATACTATCACCGTTACGGGACGCGAACTGAGTGGATTGCCATCAAAACACGCAGTTGAAGGCCGCGATCGGTGCGCGTATTTCATTTGGCAAGGCAGCAATGCCTCGCTTAACAAACAGGGTACAGCTGCCTTGCTCACCGTTGAACTGGACAAAGAGGAAGGTCCTCAAATACGCGTAGTCGAGGGCAACGAACCCGCGgcttttcttaatttatttaaaggcGGCATGGTAATTCACTCGGGTAAAAAATCCGACAAACGCAATCACAATAAATTACGTATCTACGTAAGTCGGGGCGCTGAAAAATCCGAAACTTGTTTAATTGAAGTTCCATGTAGTCCGCGACAATTGAAGAGTCGCGGATCTCTAGTCTTCCTTGACAGTAAGTCTGAAAAAATTTCCGTGTGGTATGGACGGCATTCGCTTTCTCATATTCGTGAAAATGCTTTACATGCTGCTGGGAAACTGAAGGATAATTGTCCGTCTGAAGCCGGACTCGGCGGTTGTAACCCGAGTATCTGCGAAATATACGAAGGTGAAGAACCCGAGGAGTTCTTAAATGGCGTGATGAATAGAAAATTACACATGACTCTCAACAGAAAGAGCATTCCGCACCATACGCCAAGACTTTTTCACTTTTCGAGTCTGTCGAGAGAATTTACAGCGAGCGAAATTTTGTGCCCGCATCGTTCCAAGGAGCCGACGCCTTTTCCCTTTTTACAAGAGGAACTGTACCAAGTAAATCAGCCAGCTTTATTTTTGCTGGACAACAAAGATGAGGTTTGGCTGTGGCAGGGCTGGTGGCCCGATACCGGCGAAGAGGATCAGACAGGAAGTGGAGCAGTGCGATGGCAAGCTGAGCGTAAGGCTGCTATGACAGTTGCTATTGACTACTGGAAAAAGATGCAGACACACTCGAGTATTAAAAAATGCTGCGTTTATCTCGTGTGGGCCGGGCTGGAACCGCTTGAATTCATAAATCTTTTTCCCACTTGGACTGATCGTGATGATATCGCTGAGTTAAATATAAAG gATGGTCGTGCTCCTGGTGAAATACTTTCTGTGGAAAGCGAGCTGGCTCGTTTAATGCAACGTACTTATCCACCTGCTCAATTACTACAACGACCGTTACCTGAAGGTGTTGATCCGACTTCTTTAGAATTATATTTGTCTCCGCAACACTTTTTG GAACTGCTGGGTATGAGCATAGAAGAATTTAAAGAACTTCCGTCATGGAAGCAAATAgatattaaaaagaaaatcggCCTTTTTTGA